Proteins encoded by one window of Streptacidiphilus sp. PB12-B1b:
- a CDS encoding ParH-like protein: MRGDRGYRQLRRRCRRLADALPLPVPFDLDRFIEAVAAERGRRIDVIPMATRPHAPCGLLATTDDVDYILYADDTSPLHQQHILLHEIAHLLCGHHTAPLATGVEAAGLLPQLPPALINRVLGRTVYSQPQEQEAELLASLILCRARSAAPEPVLPEAQSLPLRGLLGLGPPGGDRG; the protein is encoded by the coding sequence GTGCGGGGCGATCGCGGGTACCGGCAGCTGCGCCGCCGGTGCCGCCGCCTGGCCGACGCGCTGCCGCTGCCGGTCCCCTTCGACCTGGACCGGTTCATCGAGGCGGTGGCCGCCGAACGCGGACGGCGGATCGACGTCATCCCGATGGCCACCCGGCCGCACGCTCCCTGCGGACTGCTGGCCACCACCGACGACGTCGACTACATCCTCTATGCGGACGACACCTCGCCGCTGCACCAGCAGCACATCCTGCTGCACGAGATCGCGCACCTGCTCTGCGGGCACCACACGGCGCCCCTGGCCACCGGGGTCGAGGCGGCCGGGCTGCTGCCGCAGCTGCCGCCGGCCCTGATCAACCGGGTGCTGGGCCGGACCGTCTACTCGCAGCCCCAGGAGCAGGAGGCCGAGCTGCTGGCGTCGCTGATCCTGTGCCGGGCCCGAAGCGCCGCGCCGGAGCCGGTGCTGCCGGAGGCGCAGAGCCTGCCGCTGCGCGGCCTGCTCGGCCTCGGGCCGCCCGGCGGCGACCGTGGATGA
- a CDS encoding XRE family transcriptional regulator, translated as MDAVGPLSLAQKIDRLFDVVHRPDGTPYSNEEAARACREATGESFSATYLWQLRSGRRDNPTKRHLEALAGFFQVPPAYFFDDDQAAEIADQLRLLGALRDAGVRSVALRAVNLSPEALDTVSELIDIIGRREALRRQPPQAAAE; from the coding sequence GTGGACGCCGTGGGTCCGCTGTCGCTGGCACAGAAGATCGACCGGCTGTTCGACGTGGTGCACCGTCCGGACGGCACGCCGTACAGCAACGAGGAGGCCGCCCGGGCCTGCCGGGAGGCGACCGGCGAGAGCTTCTCGGCGACGTACCTGTGGCAGCTGCGCAGCGGCCGCCGGGACAACCCGACCAAGCGGCACCTCGAAGCGCTGGCCGGGTTCTTCCAGGTGCCGCCCGCGTACTTCTTCGACGACGACCAGGCCGCCGAGATCGCCGACCAGCTGCGGCTGCTGGGCGCCCTGCGCGACGCCGGTGTGCGCAGCGTCGCCCTGCGCGCGGTCAACCTCTCCCCCGAGGCCCTTGACACGGTCAGTGAGCTGATCGACATTATCGGTCGGCGCGAGGCGCTGCGGCGCCAGCCCCCGCAGGCCGCAGCGGAGTAG
- a CDS encoding LLM class F420-dependent oxidoreductase, with the protein MGAGVGAERGTVGVWRHGGGLTPGLAVELERLGYGRIWIGGSPSGDLQGAEQLLDATSTIGLATGIVNIWQDDAVTVAASFRRLEERHPGRFLLGIGAGHREAIGDRYVRPYDALVEYLDVLDAEGVPQQRRVLAALGPRVLRLAGERAGGAHPYLVTPEHTRQARTALGPGRLLAPEQKVVLEADPQRARAVARPRVASPYLQLANYTGNLRRLGWSEADLAGEGSDALVDALVAHGTTEQAALGVRAHLDAGADEVAVQLLTAEDAPAEPGFRALAEALWG; encoded by the coding sequence ATGGGTGCAGGCGTCGGTGCGGAGCGGGGCACGGTCGGCGTATGGCGGCACGGCGGCGGGCTGACGCCCGGGCTGGCGGTGGAGCTGGAGCGCCTCGGCTACGGCAGGATCTGGATCGGCGGCTCGCCCTCCGGCGACCTCCAGGGGGCCGAGCAACTCCTGGACGCCACCTCGACCATCGGCCTGGCCACCGGGATCGTCAACATCTGGCAGGACGACGCGGTCACCGTCGCCGCCTCGTTCCGGAGGCTGGAGGAGCGCCACCCGGGGCGGTTCCTGCTCGGCATCGGCGCGGGCCACCGCGAGGCGATCGGCGACCGGTACGTCCGCCCCTACGACGCCCTGGTCGAGTACCTGGACGTGCTGGACGCCGAGGGCGTGCCGCAGCAGCGGCGGGTGCTGGCCGCGCTCGGCCCGCGGGTGCTGCGGCTGGCCGGCGAACGGGCCGGCGGCGCCCACCCGTACCTGGTCACCCCGGAGCACACCCGGCAGGCCCGGACGGCCCTGGGCCCGGGCCGGCTGCTGGCCCCGGAGCAGAAGGTGGTCCTGGAGGCCGACCCCCAGCGGGCCCGGGCCGTCGCCCGGCCCCGGGTCGCCTCGCCCTACCTGCAACTGGCCAACTACACCGGCAACCTGCGCCGCCTCGGCTGGAGCGAGGCGGATCTGGCGGGGGAGGGCAGCGACGCCCTCGTCGACGCGCTCGTCGCGCACGGCACCACCGAGCAGGCGGCGCTGGGCGTCCGGGCCCACCTCGACGCCGGGGCCGACGAGGTCGCCGTGCAACTCCTCACCGCCGAGGACGCCCCGGCCGAGCCCGGGTTCCGGGCCCTGGCCGAGGCGCTCTGGGGCTGA
- a CDS encoding flavodoxin family protein, producing the protein MPSPAVPSPVISVAYHSGYGHTAVLAEAVRDGAADAGATVHLIKVDEITDAQWELLDASDAIVFGSPTYMGTASGAFHQFAEDSSKRWFTAAWRDKLAAGFTNSGSKSGDKLHTLQFFSVLAAQHGMTWVNLGLHPGWNTSEASENDLNRLGFFLGAGAQTNGDQGPEAVHKADTATAEHLGRRVAQQAAVFAAGRSTTTTATAA; encoded by the coding sequence ATGCCCAGCCCCGCCGTGCCCAGCCCCGTCATCTCCGTCGCCTACCACTCCGGTTACGGCCACACCGCCGTCCTGGCCGAGGCCGTGCGCGACGGCGCCGCCGACGCCGGCGCCACCGTCCACCTGATCAAGGTGGACGAGATCACCGACGCCCAGTGGGAGTTGCTGGACGCCTCAGACGCCATCGTCTTCGGCTCCCCCACCTACATGGGCACCGCCTCCGGCGCCTTCCACCAGTTCGCCGAGGACTCCTCCAAGCGCTGGTTCACCGCCGCCTGGCGGGACAAGCTGGCCGCGGGCTTCACCAACTCCGGCTCCAAGAGCGGCGACAAGCTGCACACCCTGCAGTTCTTCAGCGTCCTGGCCGCACAGCACGGCATGACCTGGGTCAACCTGGGCCTGCACCCGGGCTGGAACACCTCCGAGGCGTCGGAGAACGACCTCAACCGGCTCGGCTTCTTCCTCGGCGCGGGCGCCCAGACCAACGGCGACCAGGGCCCGGAGGCCGTGCACAAGGCCGACACCGCGACCGCCGAGCACCTCGGCCGCCGGGTCGCGCAGCAGGCGGCGGTCTTCGCGGCCGGACGCAGCACCACCACCACCGCCACCGCCGCCTGA
- a CDS encoding helix-turn-helix domain-containing protein produces the protein METEQAQRRSRPDAGSSEDHFDVFACACPSRPTLEHITGRWGVLTLGGLAQGPLRFNELARRVDGVSQKMLSQTLQALERDGFVEREVLATLPPHVVYRLTPVGVAVADKLMGLIADLEALMPQVLDAQARYDGREAD, from the coding sequence ATGGAGACCGAGCAGGCACAGCGGCGCAGTCGCCCGGACGCGGGATCGTCCGAGGACCACTTCGACGTCTTCGCCTGCGCCTGCCCCTCGCGGCCGACCCTGGAGCACATCACCGGGCGCTGGGGCGTGCTGACCCTCGGCGGCCTGGCCCAAGGACCGCTGCGCTTCAACGAACTCGCGCGCAGAGTCGACGGCGTGAGCCAGAAGATGCTCTCGCAGACGCTCCAGGCCCTGGAGCGGGACGGCTTCGTGGAGCGCGAGGTGCTGGCCACTCTTCCGCCGCACGTCGTCTACCGGCTCACTCCGGTCGGCGTCGCGGTCGCGGACAAGCTCATGGGGCTGATCGCCGACCTGGAGGCGCTGATGCCCCAGGTGCTGGACGCGCAGGCGCGCTACGACGGGCGCGAGGCGGACTGA
- a CDS encoding lipase family protein: MIWARRVVGPAHAQACRILYLSTLHDGKPVAVSGLVVWPDGAAPAAGRNVVAWAHGTVGGPRQCAPSAAPFPAQNLVDYFTYKSPYSIDVGVPALTSFLAAGDAVVATDYQGLGTPGIHQYVVAATETHNVLDSVLAARRLQPVHAGRRLAVLGWSQGGGAALFIGQTIRGYTPELGLVGVAALAPAADLGPQFAGHVLPGPRNASSPAHSAALRVNVYRGFLAAYPELRATDVLKPAGLQALKGDGTACLEHFADVVQSNVADVHKLHTLFKPVRDVPEAWTRRFQENTAGYATTVAPVLVMQGTADTVINPHSTTQYVKRACTFRQPVEYTTYKGATHNTIPFTAQQEYVSWIAERFAGRAAPSNC, translated from the coding sequence GTGATCTGGGCCCGCCGCGTCGTCGGGCCCGCCCACGCCCAGGCGTGCCGCATCCTCTACCTGTCCACCCTGCACGACGGCAAGCCGGTCGCCGTCTCTGGCCTGGTCGTCTGGCCGGACGGCGCGGCGCCCGCCGCCGGGCGCAATGTGGTGGCCTGGGCCCACGGCACCGTCGGCGGACCGCGCCAGTGCGCGCCCTCGGCCGCGCCGTTCCCGGCCCAGAACCTGGTCGACTACTTCACCTACAAGAGCCCGTACTCGATCGACGTCGGGGTTCCGGCCCTGACCTCGTTCCTGGCCGCCGGTGACGCCGTGGTGGCCACCGACTACCAGGGCCTCGGGACGCCGGGCATCCACCAGTACGTGGTCGCCGCGACCGAGACGCACAACGTGCTGGACTCGGTGCTGGCCGCGCGTCGGCTCCAGCCGGTGCACGCGGGCCGCCGCCTGGCCGTCCTCGGCTGGTCCCAGGGCGGTGGAGCGGCGCTGTTCATCGGTCAGACCATCCGCGGGTACACCCCGGAGCTGGGCCTGGTGGGCGTCGCCGCCCTGGCGCCCGCGGCGGACCTGGGCCCGCAGTTCGCCGGGCACGTCCTGCCCGGGCCGCGCAACGCCTCCTCCCCGGCGCACAGCGCCGCGCTGCGGGTCAACGTCTACCGGGGCTTCCTGGCCGCCTACCCCGAGCTGCGGGCCACCGACGTGCTCAAGCCGGCCGGCCTGCAGGCGCTGAAGGGCGACGGCACCGCCTGCCTCGAACACTTCGCGGACGTCGTCCAGAGCAACGTGGCCGACGTGCACAAGCTGCACACGCTGTTCAAGCCGGTACGCGACGTGCCCGAGGCGTGGACCCGGCGCTTCCAGGAGAACACCGCGGGCTACGCCACCACGGTGGCGCCGGTGCTGGTCATGCAGGGCACCGCGGACACCGTCATCAACCCGCACTCCACCACCCAGTACGTCAAGCGCGCCTGCACCTTCCGCCAGCCGGTGGAGTACACCACCTACAAGGGGGCGACGCACAACACCATCCCCTTCACGGCCCAGCAGGAGTACGTGTCGTGGATCGCGGAGCGGTTCGCCGGCCGCGCCGCGCCCTCGAACTGCTGA
- a CDS encoding SAV_915 family protein, giving the protein MTHLSEDDAGPDEARPAGLLCVPVRSGPVGDMLRLFRTPLGGRTAVGFTNEQRLTAVLGPTQQHVELSASALRGLTAPLGVTELTIDPQLAAAPVAALGDPSAWQGCRASAASRAAHLPTG; this is encoded by the coding sequence ATGACGCACCTGAGTGAGGACGACGCCGGGCCGGACGAAGCCCGCCCGGCCGGGCTGCTCTGCGTCCCGGTCCGGTCGGGGCCCGTCGGCGACATGCTCCGCCTGTTCCGCACGCCGCTCGGCGGCCGGACGGCGGTCGGTTTCACCAACGAGCAGCGGCTCACCGCCGTGCTCGGGCCCACCCAGCAGCATGTCGAGCTGTCCGCCTCGGCGCTGCGGGGCCTGACCGCGCCACTGGGCGTCACCGAGCTGACGATCGACCCGCAGCTGGCGGCCGCTCCGGTGGCGGCCCTGGGCGATCCGTCGGCCTGGCAGGGCTGCCGCGCGAGCGCCGCGTCCCGGGCTGCCCACCTGCCCACCGGCTGA
- a CDS encoding MarR family winged helix-turn-helix transcriptional regulator, which produces MAAETAPTDPAANDLGIVDGLVQLSFLVQGTLGQVAAEHGLSIVQLRLLGVLRDREPGMQELARHLGLDKSSMTGLVDRAERRGLVRRAASPHDGRAVRVSLTPQGVDLALAVTADAGRRIQDLAAGLDDEERSQLSRLAGSLVAGTSAV; this is translated from the coding sequence ATGGCCGCAGAAACCGCTCCCACCGACCCCGCCGCCAACGATCTGGGCATCGTTGACGGCCTGGTCCAGCTGTCGTTCCTGGTCCAGGGCACGCTGGGGCAGGTCGCCGCCGAACACGGGCTGTCGATCGTCCAACTGCGCCTGCTCGGCGTCCTGCGCGACCGTGAGCCCGGTATGCAGGAGCTGGCCCGGCACCTGGGCCTGGACAAATCCAGCATGACCGGGCTGGTCGACCGGGCCGAGCGGCGCGGCCTGGTCCGCCGGGCCGCCTCCCCGCACGACGGCCGGGCGGTCCGGGTGTCGCTGACCCCGCAGGGCGTGGACCTGGCCCTCGCGGTCACCGCCGACGCCGGTCGGCGGATCCAGGACCTCGCCGCGGGCCTCGACGACGAGGAGCGCTCCCAGCTGTCCCGGCTGGCCGGCTCCCTGGTGGCCGGTACGTCAGCGGTCTGA
- a CDS encoding zinc-binding alcohol dehydrogenase family protein: MHAAVVRSFDHPPRYEEFATPQPKGDQVLVDVLAAGLHPRVRSGANGTHYTSDGTLPMIPGVDAVGRLANGRRVYFVADDDAPGTMAEQALLDPRRAVPLPENADPATVAAAMNPAMSSWVALRRRISFQPGQSVLVLGATGNAGQMAVQIARHLGADQVVAAGRDPQRLELLPGLGATTVVPLGGDDPAQAAERLGKAAADVDVVIDYTWGRVTELAIPTVITHRAERSAPLDWIQIGSMAGPDLTLPSFVLRAANLRIMGSGQGSLTAAGIVAELPSLIEQLVAGTITADALPVPLSEVEQAWTAPAGPGRRIVFTPSV; this comes from the coding sequence ATGCACGCCGCCGTCGTCCGCTCGTTCGACCACCCGCCCCGCTACGAGGAGTTCGCCACCCCCCAGCCCAAAGGCGACCAGGTGCTGGTCGACGTCCTCGCCGCCGGGCTCCACCCCCGGGTCCGCTCCGGGGCCAACGGCACCCACTACACCAGCGACGGAACGCTGCCGATGATCCCCGGCGTCGATGCCGTGGGCCGGCTGGCCAACGGCCGGCGGGTCTACTTCGTGGCCGACGACGACGCCCCCGGCACCATGGCCGAGCAGGCGCTGCTCGACCCGCGCCGCGCCGTCCCGCTGCCGGAGAACGCCGACCCGGCCACCGTCGCCGCCGCGATGAACCCGGCCATGTCCTCCTGGGTGGCGCTGCGCCGCAGGATCTCCTTCCAGCCCGGGCAGAGCGTGCTAGTGCTCGGCGCCACCGGCAACGCCGGGCAGATGGCCGTGCAGATCGCCCGCCACCTGGGCGCGGACCAGGTGGTCGCCGCCGGGCGCGACCCGCAGCGGCTGGAGCTGCTGCCCGGCCTCGGCGCCACCACGGTCGTCCCGCTGGGCGGCGACGACCCGGCGCAGGCCGCCGAGCGGCTCGGCAAGGCCGCCGCCGACGTGGACGTGGTCATCGACTACACCTGGGGCCGGGTCACCGAGCTGGCCATCCCGACGGTGATCACCCACCGCGCCGAGCGCAGCGCGCCGCTGGACTGGATCCAGATCGGCTCCATGGCCGGGCCGGACCTCACCCTGCCCTCGTTCGTGCTGCGCGCGGCCAACCTGCGGATCATGGGCAGCGGCCAGGGCTCGCTCACCGCCGCCGGGATTGTCGCCGAACTGCCCTCGCTGATCGAGCAGTTGGTGGCGGGCACGATCACCGCCGACGCGCTGCCGGTGCCGCTGTCCGAGGTCGAGCAGGCGTGGACCGCGCCCGCCGGGCCCGGCCGACGGATCGTGTTCACCCCCTCCGTCTAG
- a CDS encoding RICIN domain-containing protein, which yields MNLQSLPALRSTARAVVLAVVCALLPLLAAPAARADTQVCDQYGTAQIQGGAYIVQNNEWGDTTPQCLDVTSTGFSITTANHNLPDNGAPGAYPSIYAGCHYGACTSNSGMPLQVSAFQDPQTSVSFNTVNSGTWDASYDVWFDTSPDPSGQNNGAELMIWGNHLGGSNPVGSKVGTADLAGAVWDVWEGPLSNGGITWNVVSYVRQTGANALNLHLKDFTGDSAARGYLNPAWYMTSVQFGFEPWVGGAGLGVNTFSVNAGAASSGGGGGSGSATTVVGQGSGRCLDVRAAGTADSTPVQIYDCNGTGAQQWQHVGNTFVNPNSGKCLDVTGAGTADGTPVQIYDCNGTGAQQWTVNSLGDIVNTNSGKCLDVTGQATADSTPLQIWDCDTSGQANQIWTIG from the coding sequence ATGAACCTGCAATCCCTGCCGGCCCTGCGCTCCACCGCCAGGGCCGTCGTCCTGGCCGTGGTCTGCGCGTTGCTGCCGCTGCTGGCGGCCCCCGCAGCCCGGGCCGACACCCAGGTGTGCGACCAGTACGGCACCGCCCAGATCCAGGGCGGCGCGTACATCGTGCAGAACAACGAGTGGGGCGACACCACCCCGCAGTGCCTGGACGTCACCTCCACCGGCTTCTCGATCACCACCGCCAACCACAACCTGCCGGACAACGGCGCACCCGGCGCCTACCCGTCCATCTACGCGGGCTGCCACTACGGGGCCTGCACCAGCAACAGCGGCATGCCGCTCCAGGTCTCCGCCTTCCAGGACCCGCAGACCAGCGTCAGCTTCAACACGGTCAACAGCGGCACCTGGGACGCCTCCTACGACGTCTGGTTCGACACCAGCCCCGATCCGTCCGGGCAGAACAACGGCGCCGAGCTGATGATCTGGGGCAACCACCTCGGCGGCTCCAATCCGGTCGGCTCCAAGGTCGGCACCGCCGACCTCGCCGGAGCGGTCTGGGACGTCTGGGAGGGACCGCTGTCCAACGGCGGCATCACCTGGAACGTCGTCTCGTACGTCCGGCAGACCGGCGCCAACGCGCTGAACCTCCACCTCAAGGACTTCACCGGCGACTCCGCCGCCCGTGGCTACCTGAACCCGGCCTGGTACATGACCAGCGTCCAGTTCGGCTTCGAGCCCTGGGTCGGCGGCGCCGGCCTGGGCGTCAACACCTTCTCGGTGAACGCCGGCGCGGCCTCCTCCGGCGGCGGCGGGGGCAGCGGCTCCGCGACCACCGTCGTCGGCCAGGGCAGCGGCCGCTGCCTGGACGTCCGGGCGGCCGGGACGGCCGATTCCACGCCGGTGCAGATCTACGACTGCAACGGCACCGGCGCCCAGCAGTGGCAGCACGTGGGCAACACCTTCGTCAACCCGAACTCGGGCAAGTGCCTGGACGTCACCGGCGCGGGCACCGCCGACGGCACTCCGGTGCAGATCTACGACTGCAACGGCACCGGCGCGCAGCAGTGGACCGTCAACTCCCTGGGCGACATCGTCAACACCAACTCCGGCAAGTGCCTGGACGTCACCGGCCAGGCCACCGCCGACAGCACCCCGCTGCAGATCTGGGACTGCGACACCAGCGGTCAGGCCAACCAGATCTGGACCATCGGCTGA
- a CDS encoding DUF2252 domain-containing protein, which produces MATVTDLIRAGHRHLSVQDRAARGRAARGRAPRSSHAEFAPSPKRADPLAIIARQSATRLPELVPIRYDRMTESPFRFYRGAAAIMAADLAPTPTSGIRAQLCGDAHLLNFRLLASPERHLMFDINDFDETLPGPWEWDVKRLAASLVIAGRANGFTDTERADIVRATVRSYRERMRGFAGMGNLDVWYASVDMERLRTLQADQLGKRRRRLLSEAMDQARSRDSLQAFAKLTRVVGGERRFVADPPLVVPIGDLLPELERADFEQQLRGLIESYGRTLRADHQHLLRQFRLVDLARKVVGVGSVGTRCWIVLLLGRDDEDPLILQVKEADRSVLAEYVGDSAYEEQGERVVSGQRLMQATSDIFLGWQRAQGIDGGVRDFYVRQLRDWKGIAQPEDMLPEGMLLFGEICGATLARAHARSGDRVAIAAYLGRSEVFDQALARFAELYADQNERDHQALVDSVNGVPPGIA; this is translated from the coding sequence ATGGCGACCGTCACCGACCTCATCCGGGCCGGGCACCGGCACCTGTCCGTGCAGGACCGCGCCGCCAGGGGGAGGGCGGCCAGGGGCAGGGCGCCCCGGTCGAGCCACGCGGAGTTCGCGCCGTCGCCGAAGCGCGCCGACCCGCTGGCGATCATCGCGCGGCAGTCCGCGACCAGGCTGCCGGAGCTGGTGCCGATCCGCTACGACCGGATGACCGAGTCCCCGTTCCGCTTCTACCGCGGCGCGGCCGCAATCATGGCCGCCGACCTCGCCCCCACCCCGACCAGCGGCATCCGCGCCCAGCTCTGCGGCGATGCCCACCTGCTGAACTTCCGGCTGCTGGCCTCCCCGGAACGCCACCTGATGTTTGACATCAACGACTTCGACGAGACCCTGCCGGGCCCCTGGGAGTGGGACGTCAAGCGGCTGGCGGCCAGCCTGGTGATCGCCGGGCGGGCCAACGGCTTCACCGACACCGAGCGGGCCGACATCGTCCGCGCCACCGTACGCTCCTACCGCGAGCGGATGCGCGGCTTCGCCGGGATGGGCAACCTGGACGTCTGGTACGCCTCCGTCGACATGGAGCGGTTGCGTACGCTCCAGGCCGACCAGCTGGGCAAGCGCCGGCGCCGGCTCCTGTCCGAGGCCATGGACCAGGCGCGCTCCCGGGACAGCCTGCAGGCGTTCGCCAAACTGACCCGGGTGGTCGGCGGCGAGCGCCGGTTCGTCGCCGACCCGCCGCTGGTGGTGCCGATCGGCGATCTGCTGCCGGAGCTGGAGCGGGCCGACTTCGAACAGCAGCTGCGCGGGCTGATCGAGAGCTACGGCCGCACCCTCAGGGCCGACCACCAGCACCTGCTGCGGCAGTTCCGGCTGGTGGACCTGGCCCGCAAGGTGGTGGGCGTCGGCAGCGTCGGCACCCGCTGCTGGATCGTGCTGCTGCTGGGCCGCGACGACGAGGATCCGCTGATCCTCCAGGTCAAGGAGGCCGACCGGTCGGTGCTGGCCGAGTACGTCGGCGACAGCGCCTACGAGGAGCAGGGCGAGCGGGTGGTCAGCGGCCAGCGGCTGATGCAGGCCACCAGCGACATCTTCCTGGGCTGGCAGCGGGCCCAGGGCATCGACGGCGGGGTCCGCGACTTCTACGTCCGCCAGCTGCGCGACTGGAAGGGCATCGCCCAGCCGGAGGACATGCTGCCAGAGGGCATGCTGCTGTTCGGGGAGATCTGCGGGGCCACCCTCGCCCGCGCCCACGCCCGCTCCGGGGACCGTGTGGCGATCGCCGCCTACCTGGGCCGCAGCGAGGTGTTCGACCAGGCCCTGGCCCGGTTCGCGGAGCTCTACGCCGACCAGAACGAGCGCGACCACCAGGCCCTGGTCGACTCGGTCAACGGCGTTCCGCCCGGCATCGCCTGA
- a CDS encoding APC family permease codes for MAAPTQASAEGQSMAGQQDMPPDRPGDEADISRFGYEQQLRRSLRLRDLLIYGMVFMVPIAPFAIFGVVFDLSKGMVALTYLVGLVAMLFTALSYRAMSREFPIAGSVYTYVGRGLSPEAGFLAGWAILLDYLLVPTLLYVSGAVALQTVVSGVPQWLWITVFVVFNTLVNLLGIRTTATMNKLFLLAELVVLALFVGLSTSAIARGVGGAHWSLDPLYNPKVISAGLVFSALSVAALSFLGFDAISTLAEEVQGGPRVVGRATVLSLCLVAALFVVQTYLAALLLPGQTALSGQSAENTAFYDVARTAGGVWFKDVVAVTSALAAAVANALVAQAATSRLLFSMARDGRLPRFLAHVHPTRRVPDRAVLLVAVLSLALGLALVGQVALLSSLVNFGALFSFLLLHLSVGFYFLVRRRQRSYGMHLVVPLIGFVIIGYVLYHASAHAQIGGCCWLAVGIAVLVVRRRRGGPVELKLDV; via the coding sequence ATGGCAGCACCCACCCAGGCGAGCGCGGAAGGGCAGTCGATGGCCGGTCAGCAGGACATGCCCCCAGATCGGCCCGGCGACGAGGCGGACATCTCCCGCTTCGGCTACGAGCAGCAGCTGCGCCGGAGCCTGCGCCTGCGTGACCTGCTGATCTACGGCATGGTCTTCATGGTGCCGATCGCGCCGTTCGCCATCTTCGGCGTGGTCTTCGACCTGTCCAAGGGGATGGTCGCGCTCACCTACCTCGTCGGCCTGGTGGCCATGCTGTTCACCGCGCTGTCCTACCGGGCCATGTCCCGGGAGTTCCCGATCGCGGGCTCGGTCTACACCTACGTGGGGCGCGGGCTCAGCCCCGAGGCGGGGTTCCTGGCCGGGTGGGCCATCCTGCTGGACTACCTGCTCGTGCCGACGCTGCTGTACGTCTCCGGGGCGGTGGCGCTGCAGACGGTGGTGTCCGGCGTCCCGCAGTGGCTGTGGATCACCGTGTTCGTGGTGTTCAACACCCTGGTCAACCTGCTCGGCATCCGTACCACGGCGACCATGAACAAACTGTTCCTGCTGGCCGAACTGGTGGTGCTGGCCCTCTTCGTGGGGCTGAGCACCTCGGCGATCGCCCGCGGGGTGGGCGGAGCGCACTGGAGCCTGGACCCGCTCTACAACCCGAAGGTGATCTCCGCCGGGCTGGTGTTCTCGGCGCTGTCCGTGGCCGCGCTCTCCTTCCTCGGCTTCGACGCCATCTCCACGCTCGCCGAGGAGGTCCAGGGCGGGCCCCGGGTGGTCGGCCGCGCCACGGTGCTCTCGCTGTGCCTGGTGGCGGCGCTGTTCGTCGTGCAGACGTACCTGGCCGCGCTGCTGCTGCCCGGGCAGACCGCCCTGTCCGGGCAGTCCGCGGAGAACACCGCCTTCTACGACGTGGCCCGGACCGCCGGCGGGGTCTGGTTCAAGGACGTGGTGGCGGTCACCAGCGCGCTGGCGGCAGCCGTGGCCAACGCGCTGGTGGCCCAGGCCGCCACCTCCAGGCTGCTGTTCTCGATGGCCAGGGACGGCCGGCTGCCGCGCTTCCTGGCGCATGTGCACCCCACGCGGCGGGTGCCGGACCGGGCCGTGCTGCTGGTCGCCGTGCTCAGCCTGGCGCTGGGGCTCGCCCTGGTCGGCCAGGTGGCGCTGCTGTCGTCGCTGGTGAACTTCGGTGCGCTGTTCTCGTTCCTGCTGCTGCACCTGTCGGTCGGCTTCTACTTCCTGGTCCGCCGACGGCAGCGCAGCTACGGCATGCACCTGGTGGTCCCGCTGATCGGCTTCGTGATCATCGGCTACGTGCTGTACCACGCGAGCGCCCACGCCCAGATCGGCGGCTGCTGCTGGCTGGCCGTCGGCATCGCCGTCCTCGTCGTCCGGCGGCGCAGGGGCGGGCCGGTCGAGCTGAAGCTGGACGTCTGA